The Geomonas ferrireducens genome includes a window with the following:
- a CDS encoding putative signal transducing protein — protein sequence MIKIYSPKDELQLAMIRGLLDSEGIQYFVLNDNFGSMRVGPQIDLLNKKTIMVAPEDAERAKEIISSLVESDLQDDGKPGHYAIGQKFRMVIEAMLFGWFVPGRKRK from the coding sequence ATGATAAAAATTTACTCCCCCAAAGATGAGCTTCAGCTCGCAATGATCCGCGGCCTCCTCGATTCCGAAGGAATTCAGTATTTCGTGTTGAATGATAACTTTGGTTCTATGCGGGTAGGACCCCAAATTGATCTACTGAACAAGAAGACGATAATGGTTGCTCCAGAAGATGCCGAACGCGCTAAGGAGATCATTTCGAGCTTGGTTGAATCGGACCTTCAAGACGATGGAAAACCCGGACATTACGCCATTGGCCAGAAGTTCAGAATGGTTATTGAAGCAATGCTTTTTGGCTGGTTCGTACCGGGAAGAAAGCGGAAATAA
- a CDS encoding DUF4279 domain-containing protein, whose translation MNFDDDYPTCEETSAVLRIFSDEIDPREITELLGVEPSSIQIKGERKYPNRAEYINKENGWFLHSEDNVESKDLRRHLDWLLSKMNNCHSQLRELASKGAEITIFCPWRSASGHGGPTMDPQQMKVLGDLGIEVVFEFWVCDDKE comes from the coding sequence ATGAACTTCGATGACGACTATCCTACCTGCGAAGAAACATCTGCGGTCCTGAGGATTTTCTCCGACGAAATCGATCCGAGAGAAATAACGGAACTTCTCGGAGTGGAGCCGTCGTCCATACAGATAAAGGGAGAGAGAAAGTACCCGAATAGGGCCGAATACATAAATAAAGAGAATGGATGGTTTCTCCACAGCGAGGACAATGTTGAATCCAAGGACTTGCGAAGACACCTCGATTGGCTCCTGAGCAAGATGAACAACTGCCACAGTCAATTAAGGGAGTTAGCAAGCAAAGGAGCCGAGATAACAATTTTCTGTCCATGGCGATCCGCGTCTGGTCATGGTGGGCCAACGATGGACCCACAACAGATGAAAGTTCTAGGCGATTTAGGCATTGAGGTTGTTTTTGAGTTTTGGGTCTGCGATGACAAAGAATAA
- a CDS encoding integron integrase — MIRLSEKLVQRYVETLECRGVPVEEHTYYIMWLRFYLDFCSKYSINGAEAERGRLFLAKLGEKKQPDKYRRQAAYAVSLYHDMQRPIHSTADLPGSPLRPPEQQPSILPSFARASQYREAGYEVTSCSPEWDEVLARLAGEIKVRHYSRKTLKTYAKWSRQFQRFLKNKPPEELSTEDVKEYLTHLAVKCHVAASTQNQAFNSLLFLYRHALKREFGELRGVPRAKKSLYVPMVLSRAEIDAILDKLPSPYRLVVGLLFGCGLRLFEGLQLRVGDFNFDVGLLTVHGKGNKDRTVPLPQALLPALRAQIELVARQHELDLSEGYHGVFLDDALERKFPKAAKEFLHQWFFPQSSLTVVAGTGERRRYHLHETQLQEALRLAVRSAKIPKRVTAHTFRHSFATHLLQANYDIRVIQKLLGHASLKTTMIYTHCVPVRTVKEPRSPLDL; from the coding sequence ATGATACGTTTGTCAGAGAAGCTTGTTCAACGGTATGTCGAGACTCTCGAATGCCGAGGTGTCCCGGTTGAGGAGCACACCTATTACATCATGTGGCTCCGATTTTATCTCGATTTTTGCTCGAAGTATTCCATCAACGGGGCAGAGGCAGAGAGGGGCCGCCTCTTTCTGGCGAAGCTCGGCGAAAAAAAGCAGCCAGACAAATACCGACGCCAGGCGGCCTATGCCGTTTCTCTCTACCACGACATGCAGCGACCGATCCATTCAACTGCGGATCTGCCGGGCTCCCCGCTGCGACCTCCTGAACAGCAGCCTTCCATCCTACCGTCTTTCGCAAGGGCCTCTCAGTACCGTGAAGCAGGGTATGAGGTAACGTCATGTTCCCCTGAGTGGGACGAAGTACTGGCACGGCTCGCCGGTGAGATCAAGGTGCGCCATTATTCACGGAAAACCCTGAAGACATACGCGAAGTGGTCGCGCCAATTCCAGCGTTTTCTCAAGAACAAGCCACCGGAAGAGCTGTCAACGGAGGACGTTAAGGAATATCTCACCCACCTCGCCGTGAAGTGCCATGTCGCTGCATCAACCCAGAACCAGGCCTTCAACTCACTGTTGTTTCTCTACCGTCACGCCTTGAAGCGTGAGTTCGGCGAGTTGCGCGGGGTGCCTCGGGCGAAAAAATCCCTTTACGTACCGATGGTACTCTCCAGGGCCGAAATCGATGCCATCCTGGATAAGCTCCCCTCCCCTTACCGGCTCGTGGTGGGGCTATTGTTCGGCTGTGGCCTGCGGCTTTTCGAGGGGTTGCAGCTCAGGGTCGGAGACTTCAACTTCGACGTAGGCCTTCTCACCGTGCACGGAAAGGGAAATAAGGACCGGACCGTGCCTCTGCCACAAGCCCTGCTCCCAGCGCTAAGGGCACAGATCGAGTTGGTGGCGAGGCAGCACGAGTTGGACCTATCCGAAGGATACCATGGCGTGTTTCTGGACGATGCGCTGGAAAGGAAGTTCCCGAAGGCAGCCAAGGAGTTCCTTCATCAGTGGTTCTTCCCGCAATCGTCGCTAACGGTGGTAGCAGGGACCGGAGAGCGGCGACGCTACCACCTCCACGAGACACAGCTACAGGAGGCCTTGCGACTTGCCGTGCGCAGCGCGAAGATCCCGAAACGGGTCACCGCCCACACCTTCCGCCATTCCTTCGCCACCCATCTACTGCAGGCAAACTACGACATACGCGTGATACA